The Leeia aquatica genome has a window encoding:
- a CDS encoding aminopeptidase, which yields MRLLILCLSLFLSGCQTVGYYLQAAQGHADLQHRARPIEAVLADPATPAPLQQQLRSAQAIRRYASVQIGLPDNASYTRYSALDRPYVLWNVVTTPPLSLLPQQHCFLFAGCVSYRGYFDAESARRVAQQAAAEGQDVFRYGVPAYSTLGWFDDPLPSTIIQYDRPTLARLIFHELAHQVVYVADDSTFNEAFATSVELEGLTRWLASEATADERVQYLLEDSRHQAVQQLLEDGRQQLTTLYQGPLSDAEKLQQKQQIQQQMADHYQALRTRWPDYRGYAQWFQPYPNNAQLATLATYQRWVPAFRQLFAQNGSDFSRFYSAVKALAQLPAPQRQQQLSALLPAP from the coding sequence ATGCGCCTCCTAATCCTGTGCCTGTCCCTGTTCTTGAGCGGTTGCCAGACGGTCGGCTATTACCTGCAGGCCGCACAAGGCCATGCCGATCTGCAGCATCGGGCGCGCCCGATCGAGGCAGTATTGGCCGACCCCGCCACACCCGCCCCCTTGCAGCAGCAATTGCGATCCGCTCAAGCCATTCGGCGTTATGCCAGCGTGCAAATCGGCCTGCCGGACAATGCCAGCTACACACGCTACAGTGCGCTGGACCGCCCCTATGTGCTGTGGAATGTGGTCACCACCCCGCCGCTCTCCCTGCTTCCGCAGCAGCACTGTTTCCTGTTCGCCGGTTGTGTCAGCTACCGGGGGTATTTTGATGCGGAGAGCGCCCGCCGGGTCGCACAGCAAGCCGCCGCCGAAGGGCAGGATGTGTTTCGCTACGGCGTTCCCGCCTATTCCACCCTGGGCTGGTTTGATGACCCCCTGCCCAGTACCATCATCCAGTATGACCGCCCGACGCTGGCACGGCTGATCTTCCATGAGCTGGCCCATCAGGTGGTCTATGTGGCGGACGACAGCACCTTCAATGAGGCCTTCGCCACCAGCGTGGAGCTGGAAGGACTGACTCGCTGGCTCGCCAGTGAAGCGACCGCTGACGAACGGGTGCAGTACCTGCTGGAGGACAGCCGCCATCAGGCGGTGCAGCAGTTGCTGGAAGACGGGCGGCAACAGTTGACTACCCTGTACCAGGGGCCTCTGAGCGATGCGGAGAAGTTGCAGCAAAAACAGCAGATCCAGCAACAGATGGCGGATCACTATCAAGCACTCCGCACACGCTGGCCTGATTACCGGGGCTATGCACAATGGTTTCAGCCTTACCCCAATAATGCCCAGCTGGCGACGCTGGCCACCTACCAGCGCTGGGTTCCGGCGTTCCGGCAGCTGTTCGCGCAAAACGGTAGCGATTTCTCCCGCTTCTACAGTGCGGTCAAAGCACTGGCGCAGTTGCCTGCGCCTCAGCGCCAGCAGCAGCTGTCTGCCTTGCTGCCCGCACCCTGA
- a CDS encoding gamma-butyrobetaine hydroxylase-like domain-containing protein: protein MADMPHPTDLILHQQSRQLELRFSDGAHFMLDCEYLRVFSPSAEVRGHSPSQAVLQVGKRLVNIVDIRPVGHYAVKLVFDDGHDTGLYSWDWLYQLGQQHAANWQDYLARLAAAGASRDPA, encoded by the coding sequence ATGGCGGACATGCCGCATCCCACCGATCTGATCCTGCACCAACAATCGCGACAGCTGGAGCTGCGCTTCTCGGATGGTGCGCATTTCATGCTCGATTGCGAGTACCTGCGGGTGTTTTCGCCCAGTGCCGAAGTACGGGGCCATTCGCCCTCACAGGCGGTACTGCAGGTGGGCAAGCGGCTGGTGAATATCGTGGACATCCGGCCCGTCGGCCATTACGCCGTCAAGCTGGTGTTTGACGATGGCCATGATACCGGCCTGTATTCATGGGATTGGCTGTACCAGCTGGGGCAGCAGCATGCGGCCAACTGGCAGGATTATCTGGCGCGACTGGCTGCGGCAGGCGCTTCGCGAGACCCGGCCTGA
- a CDS encoding lysophospholipid acyltransferase family protein produces MLVIRSLLFYLIALLTTPLYCLIGVLILPLPPQLRYRIMTQRGWTLITMWVIEHICGIKYVVEGAENIPDRPAVIYSKHQSAWETMALQFIFPPQVYIAKQELRWLPFFGWGLATISTIFIDRKAGARSKEKMVAAARNRLDNGFWIVIFPEGTRIAPGRRVKYKKGGAELARALDVPLVPVAHNAGEFWARNSWWKRPGTITVSIGRPVYPEGRDATTLTDVAETWIEDEVQRISTLPR; encoded by the coding sequence ATGCTGGTTATCCGCTCCCTGTTGTTCTACCTGATTGCGCTGTTGACCACCCCCCTGTACTGCCTGATCGGGGTGCTGATCCTGCCACTGCCGCCGCAGCTGCGTTACCGCATCATGACCCAGCGTGGCTGGACCCTCATCACCATGTGGGTGATCGAGCATATCTGCGGCATCAAGTATGTGGTGGAAGGGGCAGAGAATATCCCGGACCGTCCGGCGGTGATCTACAGCAAGCATCAGTCAGCGTGGGAAACCATGGCACTGCAGTTCATCTTTCCGCCGCAGGTGTATATCGCCAAGCAGGAGCTGCGCTGGCTGCCGTTCTTTGGCTGGGGCCTGGCCACCATTTCCACCATCTTCATCGACCGCAAGGCCGGTGCCCGCTCCAAGGAAAAGATGGTAGCGGCGGCACGCAACCGCCTGGACAATGGTTTCTGGATCGTGATTTTTCCGGAAGGCACGCGCATTGCGCCGGGACGTCGCGTCAAATACAAGAAGGGCGGTGCCGAGCTGGCTCGCGCGCTGGATGTGCCGCTGGTGCCGGTGGCACACAATGCCGGTGAATTCTGGGCGCGCAATTCCTGGTGGAAGCGACCTGGCACCATCACGGTGAGCATTGGCCGCCCGGTTTATCCGGAAGGTCGGGATGCGACGACGCTGACCGATGTGGCTGAGACGTGGATCGAAGACGAAGTCCAGCGCATCAGCACGCTGCCGCGCTAA
- a CDS encoding sensor histidine kinase yields MSVQRSLVQTILQTILLRVGLLLLAVLLAGHAYARWLLQQEKLYDLEQMLHGVSRELSSFMRAHPDSLTRLDSFHPTTLPGTQLWLFDAQGHALLSPMVAPRGPNGRLQLTPQQLALLDWRANLPAQGNLVHDTQLIRVVTLAQQRWALVALLPLSALNTQLWLITLPVAFFGLLSVLLGVWTLRSTLKRQLVLPLQRLAAAHAAIGQGNYRPDIPENPLSEVHALSQATRLMAQALDERDQALQASTESLVQQMMLAEAQQARLQGILATMPDPAFLMTAEGVFVDILGKPHLHRPSALLGRSLLDLPLPPWDEVVRNELKRCLAGEAVTYELMLEGQEGPVWLEAHMAPMQQPAPLGAAIIAVARNITARKLAEQELARHRDHLQELVAQQTEQLLQAKNVAETANRVKSEFLSNMSHELRTPMHAILSFSRLGLERGAQDASKAQRYFQNIQEASTRLLALINDLLDLSKLEAGKMSYDFRLQALAPLVTDCLREIQGLLEARQVQLILPEASLLQHKVWCDALRFGQVLRNLLANALKFVPQSGTITLSVTPWLEPGWLALGISNSGSPIREDELELIFDKFVQGRQHRAPSGGTGLGLPICREIMQAHGGRVWASNLPDGQGVCFTVLLRQNPDVVVSPSAQ; encoded by the coding sequence ATGAGTGTTCAGCGCTCACTGGTTCAAACCATTCTGCAGACCATACTGCTGCGCGTCGGCTTGCTGCTGCTGGCCGTACTATTGGCTGGGCATGCCTATGCTCGCTGGCTATTGCAGCAGGAAAAGTTGTATGACTTAGAGCAAATGCTGCATGGCGTCAGTCGAGAACTCAGCAGCTTTATGCGCGCCCACCCAGATAGCCTGACGCGGTTAGACAGCTTCCACCCTACGACCCTTCCCGGCACACAACTCTGGCTGTTTGATGCCCAAGGACATGCCCTGCTGAGTCCCATGGTTGCGCCACGTGGGCCGAATGGGCGCCTGCAGCTGACCCCGCAGCAGCTGGCGCTGCTGGACTGGCGCGCCAATCTGCCCGCACAAGGCAATCTGGTGCACGATACCCAGTTGATCAGAGTCGTGACTTTGGCCCAGCAGCGCTGGGCCTTGGTTGCCTTGCTGCCTCTCAGTGCCCTAAATACGCAACTATGGTTGATTACCCTGCCAGTTGCTTTTTTCGGTTTACTGAGTGTCTTGTTGGGCGTCTGGACTCTGCGCAGCACCCTGAAGCGGCAGCTGGTCCTGCCCTTGCAGCGGCTGGCTGCGGCGCATGCCGCCATTGGTCAAGGCAACTATCGGCCTGACATCCCGGAGAATCCGCTCTCCGAAGTCCATGCCCTGAGTCAGGCCACTCGCCTGATGGCTCAGGCGCTGGATGAGCGAGACCAGGCCTTGCAGGCCAGTACGGAGAGCCTGGTCCAGCAGATGATGCTGGCCGAAGCCCAGCAGGCACGCCTGCAAGGCATACTGGCCACCATGCCCGATCCGGCTTTCCTGATGACCGCCGAGGGCGTGTTTGTGGATATCCTCGGCAAGCCGCACCTGCATCGACCCAGCGCGCTGCTGGGCCGCAGCCTGCTGGATTTGCCCTTGCCACCGTGGGATGAGGTGGTCCGCAACGAACTGAAGCGCTGTCTGGCGGGCGAGGCCGTGACGTATGAACTGATGCTGGAAGGCCAGGAAGGTCCGGTCTGGCTGGAGGCGCATATGGCCCCCATGCAGCAGCCCGCGCCCTTGGGGGCGGCGATCATTGCCGTCGCCCGCAACATCACGGCCCGCAAGCTGGCCGAACAGGAGCTGGCGCGCCACCGCGACCATCTGCAGGAGCTGGTTGCCCAGCAAACCGAGCAGCTGTTGCAGGCCAAAAATGTGGCGGAAACCGCCAACCGGGTCAAGTCGGAGTTTCTCAGCAATATGTCGCACGAGCTGCGCACCCCGATGCACGCCATCCTCAGTTTCTCCCGACTTGGGCTAGAGCGGGGTGCGCAAGATGCAAGCAAGGCCCAACGCTACTTTCAGAACATCCAGGAAGCCAGCACCCGCTTGCTGGCCCTGATCAATGACTTGCTGGACCTCAGCAAGCTCGAAGCCGGCAAGATGTCCTACGATTTTCGCTTGCAGGCGCTGGCCCCGCTGGTGACCGATTGCCTGCGGGAAATCCAGGGCTTGCTGGAAGCCCGCCAAGTGCAGCTCATCCTTCCTGAGGCGTCGCTGCTGCAACACAAGGTATGGTGTGATGCCTTGCGATTCGGGCAGGTGTTGCGCAATCTGCTGGCCAATGCCCTCAAGTTCGTGCCGCAGTCAGGCACCATCACCCTCAGCGTGACCCCCTGGCTGGAACCCGGCTGGCTGGCGCTCGGTATCAGCAATAGCGGCAGCCCGATACGGGAGGATGAGCTGGAGCTGATTTTCGACAAATTCGTGCAGGGTCGGCAGCATCGTGCACCCTCCGGGGGTACCGGCTTGGGCCTGCCGATCTGCCGCGAAATCATGCAGGCCCACGGCGGGCGTGTCTGGGCGTCCAACCTGCCCGATGGGCAGGGGGTCTGCTTTACCGTCTTGCTGCGGCAGAACCCGGACGTTGTCGTTAGCCCTTCCGCTCAATGA
- the phoB gene encoding phosphate regulon transcriptional regulator PhoB yields the protein MAANILVVEDEPAIQELIAFNLEQAGHHVLRADTSERAQHLVKNALPDLILLDWMLPGQSGIDFARRMRSDDRTRPIPIIMLTARSDEQDKIMGLECGADDYVTKPFSPRELLARIKAVLRRRAPQMTDDVVEVRGLRLDPQTHRVTSHGSPMDLGPTEFRLLHFFMTHAERVHSRTQLLDQVWGDHVFVEERTVDVHIRRLRSSLEPSGHDNLIQTVRGAGYRFSTQPA from the coding sequence ATGGCAGCGAACATTCTGGTAGTGGAAGATGAGCCCGCCATTCAGGAATTGATTGCCTTCAATCTGGAACAGGCTGGCCATCACGTATTGCGTGCCGACACCAGCGAACGTGCCCAGCATCTGGTGAAGAATGCCTTGCCGGACCTGATTCTGCTGGACTGGATGTTGCCTGGTCAGAGTGGCATCGACTTTGCCCGCCGCATGCGCTCGGATGACCGCACCCGCCCGATCCCCATCATCATGCTCACAGCCCGTTCCGACGAGCAAGACAAGATCATGGGGCTGGAATGCGGCGCGGACGACTACGTCACCAAGCCTTTCTCGCCGCGTGAGTTGTTGGCCCGCATCAAGGCCGTCCTGCGCCGCCGTGCACCCCAGATGACTGACGATGTGGTGGAAGTGCGCGGCCTGCGGCTGGACCCGCAAACCCATCGCGTCACCAGCCACGGCTCACCGATGGATCTGGGCCCGACCGAATTCCGCCTGCTGCACTTTTTCATGACCCACGCCGAGCGGGTACATTCCCGCACCCAGTTGCTCGACCAGGTATGGGGCGACCATGTGTTTGTAGAAGAACGTACCGTGGATGTACATATCCGGCGGCTGCGCTCCTCACTGGAGCCCAGCGGGCACGACAACCTGATTCAGACAGTACGCGGCGCAGGCTACCGCTTTTCTACCCAACCCGCCTGA
- a CDS encoding M48 family metallopeptidase yields the protein MDRRRSPAHQHAAALSWQLTEQGGTLQLASQSWPIQLKRSARRTVGLLIRDGQLTLQLPQRYPLHDLTPLLRDKASWLLRHLQTAAEPVPALQDGGTVEWLGEPLTLVCLPAAGRSSRVERDGAHLVVRVPVAAAADALPQAVSRYYRQQALPYLLARLSHFAAMMQRPVPPLSLSSARGRWGSCNRHGEIRLNWRLLQAPPEVVDYVVCHELAHLLEFNHSPRFWAEVARLCPSYLHLRSVLKQQGHRWMRLG from the coding sequence GTGGATCGAAGACGAAGTCCAGCGCATCAGCACGCTGCCGCGCTAAGCTGGCAGCTGACTGAGCAGGGCGGCACCCTGCAGCTGGCATCGCAGTCTTGGCCGATCCAGCTGAAACGTAGCGCCCGCCGCACGGTGGGCCTGTTGATCCGTGACGGGCAGCTCACCCTGCAGCTGCCGCAGCGCTACCCCCTGCATGACCTCACGCCGCTGCTGCGAGATAAGGCCAGCTGGCTGCTGCGTCATCTGCAAACCGCTGCGGAGCCCGTGCCTGCGCTGCAGGATGGTGGCACCGTGGAATGGCTGGGTGAGCCCTTGACCTTGGTGTGCCTTCCCGCCGCAGGCCGCAGCAGCCGGGTTGAGCGGGATGGGGCGCATCTGGTGGTGCGTGTGCCGGTTGCGGCAGCGGCAGACGCCTTGCCGCAGGCGGTCAGCCGTTATTACCGCCAGCAGGCCCTGCCCTACTTGCTGGCACGGCTGAGCCATTTTGCGGCGATGATGCAGCGCCCGGTACCCCCGCTGAGTTTGTCTTCTGCACGTGGACGCTGGGGCAGCTGTAACCGGCACGGTGAGATACGCCTGAACTGGCGTCTGCTGCAAGCCCCACCCGAAGTGGTGGACTATGTGGTGTGCCACGAGCTGGCCCACCTGCTGGAGTTCAACCATTCCCCTCGCTTCTGGGCAGAAGTGGCTCGCCTGTGCCCATCGTATTTGCACTTGCGCAGCGTATTAAAGCAGCAGGGCCATCGCTGGATGCGGCTAGGCTGA
- the gloA gene encoding lactoylglutathione lyase, translated as MRLLHTMLRVGQLERSLQFYTEVLGMRLLRRQDYPEGRFTLAFVGYGEEAQHTVLELTHNWDTDAYELGNAFGHLAVEVENAAAACDQVRAKGGKVVREAGPMKHGTTVIAFVEDPDGYKIEFIERKG; from the coding sequence ATGCGTTTGCTGCATACCATGCTGCGGGTCGGGCAACTGGAACGGTCCTTGCAGTTTTATACCGAGGTGCTGGGCATGCGCCTGTTGCGCCGACAGGACTATCCGGAAGGGCGCTTTACACTCGCCTTTGTCGGCTATGGTGAGGAAGCTCAGCATACCGTGCTGGAGTTGACCCATAACTGGGACACCGATGCCTACGAGCTGGGCAATGCCTTTGGTCATCTGGCCGTGGAGGTGGAGAACGCGGCGGCGGCCTGTGATCAGGTGCGAGCCAAGGGGGGCAAGGTGGTGCGGGAGGCGGGGCCGATGAAGCATGGCACGACGGTCATCGCCTTTGTTGAGGACCCGGATGGCTACAAGATTGAGTTCATTGAGCGGAAGGGCTAA
- the ubiE gene encoding bifunctional demethylmenaquinone methyltransferase/2-methoxy-6-polyprenyl-1,4-benzoquinol methylase UbiE has translation MTQTHFGYQQVEEQDKARKVAGVFHSVAQKYDLMNDLMSAGLHRVWKQFTIAQSGVRSGSKVLDIAAGTGDLTRAFARKAGRSGEVWHTDINSSMLQVGRDRLLDDGLLVPSLLCDAEKLPFPDAYFDCVSVAFGLRNMTHKDKALAEMCRVLKPGGRLLVLEFSKVWAPLSKAYDVYSFKLLPMMGKLVAGDAESYQYLAESIRMHPDQDTLKQMMLDAGFASADYFNLTGGVVALHKGFKV, from the coding sequence ATGACACAGACCCACTTTGGTTATCAGCAGGTTGAAGAGCAGGACAAGGCACGCAAGGTGGCCGGGGTATTCCACTCGGTGGCGCAGAAATATGACCTGATGAACGACCTGATGTCGGCAGGCCTGCACCGGGTGTGGAAGCAGTTCACCATCGCCCAGAGTGGCGTGCGCAGCGGCAGCAAGGTGCTGGACATCGCCGCCGGTACGGGTGACCTGACCCGTGCCTTTGCTCGCAAGGCCGGGCGGAGCGGCGAAGTGTGGCATACCGACATCAACAGCTCCATGCTGCAAGTCGGGCGTGATCGCCTGCTGGATGACGGCTTGTTGGTGCCCAGCCTGCTGTGTGACGCCGAGAAGCTGCCGTTCCCGGATGCCTACTTTGACTGTGTCAGCGTGGCGTTTGGCCTGCGCAACATGACGCACAAGGACAAGGCTCTGGCCGAGATGTGCCGGGTGCTGAAACCGGGCGGCCGCTTGCTGGTGCTGGAATTTTCCAAGGTGTGGGCGCCGCTGTCCAAGGCCTATGATGTGTACTCCTTCAAGCTGCTGCCGATGATGGGCAAGCTGGTGGCGGGTGATGCCGAGAGCTACCAGTACCTGGCCGAGTCGATCCGCATGCATCCGGATCAGGACACCCTGAAGCAGATGATGCTGGATGCCGGCTTTGCCAGTGCCGACTATTTCAACCTGACCGGCGGTGTGGTCGCCCTGCACAAGGGATTCAAGGTCTGA
- a CDS encoding ubiquinone biosynthesis accessory factor UbiJ, producing MMAHLAISAFNHLLQQQDWLCEQLRPFAGRKVALGESPLQVVALIQPDGYLHALPGDAEPDASIRIPLSSLPLMLGDAAQRRGAVQISGDPALAAALGEVLQALQWDVSADLSRLLGDAAATPIARQWQQYWATHHEQWHVLGQQLAEYARDEAGLLADPTAVSRFVNDIDTLRDDVARLEARLSLLEAQRSATGDSA from the coding sequence ATGATGGCGCATCTGGCAATCTCGGCCTTCAATCATTTGCTGCAGCAGCAGGATTGGCTGTGTGAACAGCTGCGCCCCTTTGCCGGGCGCAAGGTGGCGCTGGGTGAGTCGCCCTTGCAGGTGGTGGCGCTGATCCAGCCAGATGGCTATCTGCACGCCTTGCCGGGTGATGCCGAGCCGGATGCCAGCATCCGCATACCGCTGTCCAGTTTGCCGCTGATGCTGGGTGACGCCGCCCAGCGGCGTGGAGCGGTGCAGATCAGTGGTGATCCGGCGCTGGCGGCTGCCTTGGGTGAGGTGTTGCAAGCCCTGCAGTGGGACGTATCCGCCGACCTGTCCCGCCTGCTGGGCGATGCGGCAGCGACGCCAATTGCCCGGCAATGGCAGCAATACTGGGCGACACACCATGAGCAATGGCACGTGCTGGGGCAGCAATTGGCCGAATACGCCCGGGATGAAGCGGGCTTGTTGGCGGACCCGACGGCCGTGTCCCGTTTTGTGAATGACATTGACACCCTGCGCGACGATGTCGCCCGGCTGGAGGCTCGGCTGAGCTTGCTGGAGGCGCAACGGAGTGCCACTGGAGACAGTGCCTGA
- a CDS encoding phospholipid scramblase-related protein, whose product MSWEASPVLHVREHPGVFKAANGYDVLDQHGQLQLTCTEEKLNWFNKAFRYGKYKRILPFRLQVRDRKGHLVMEVSRGFAFLRSTVKVHLHDGSYLGCFQQIPLSSGGAFQLLDRTDHEVGRLLGHWRGRDYRVVDEQKHWATITKVWNGFVKELFTTADDYRLELDPQACNQPELMRLMLASVLCIDMVLKE is encoded by the coding sequence ATGAGCTGGGAAGCCAGTCCGGTCTTGCATGTGCGTGAACACCCCGGGGTGTTCAAGGCCGCCAACGGTTATGATGTGCTGGATCAGCACGGCCAGCTGCAGCTGACCTGCACGGAAGAGAAGCTGAACTGGTTCAACAAGGCTTTTCGTTACGGCAAGTACAAGCGTATCCTGCCCTTCCGCCTGCAGGTGCGCGATCGCAAGGGCCATCTGGTGATGGAGGTGAGCCGCGGCTTTGCCTTCCTCCGCTCCACGGTCAAGGTGCATCTGCATGATGGCAGTTACCTGGGCTGTTTCCAGCAGATACCCTTGTCGTCGGGTGGTGCGTTTCAGCTGCTTGACCGGACCGATCATGAGGTCGGCCGCCTGCTGGGGCATTGGCGCGGCCGTGATTATCGGGTGGTGGACGAGCAGAAGCATTGGGCTACCATCACCAAAGTCTGGAACGGCTTTGTGAAAGAGCTGTTTACCACCGCTGACGATTACCGGCTGGAGCTGGACCCGCAAGCCTGTAACCAGCCGGAGCTGATGCGGCTGATGCTGGCCTCGGTACTGTGCATCGACATGGTACTGAAAGAATGA
- a CDS encoding DMT family transporter, producing MNAWGLLAAAIAAELVATASLKASAGFSRLLPSVMVVLGYGVSFWLLGLTVKKLEISTVYAIWSGAGTALMAVIGWWLFKESLTPLKLASIALIVAGVVGLNLSGGGHA from the coding sequence ATGAATGCCTGGGGCCTGCTGGCCGCCGCCATCGCGGCTGAACTGGTGGCAACCGCATCGCTGAAGGCCTCGGCGGGCTTCAGCCGCCTGCTGCCCTCGGTGATGGTGGTGCTCGGTTATGGCGTGTCATTCTGGTTGCTGGGCCTGACGGTCAAGAAACTGGAGATCAGCACGGTTTACGCCATCTGGTCGGGAGCGGGTACTGCCTTGATGGCGGTGATCGGCTGGTGGCTGTTCAAGGAAAGCCTGACCCCGCTCAAGCTGGCATCGATTGCCCTGATCGTGGCCGGTGTGGTGGGCTTGAACCTCAGCGGGGGTGGGCACGCATGA
- the phoR gene encoding phosphate regulon sensor histidine kinase PhoR yields the protein MSDLPFFSAKAQPRVKRYPPLMKFTSRLLGALLPAAALIWLVGFFGSSHSAWVLAATLLAVALAYQLWQLYRLNAWLLDPHPESVPDGVGNWGEIFSALYRQEKRRRKDQRRLTATLSRFTLAAEALPDGVVVLNDNDRIEWCNRVAEHHLGLSRKRDLGLTISYLIRQPHFVEYVNNERYTESISLHPVHAPDTLLSIQIFPFEATLKLLVTRDVTQLEKVSVVHRDFVANVSHELRTPLTVVGGFLETLLDLEQPNRDIEHRYMRMMQEQTRRMQRLVDDLLTLSRLESHSGEHREEDVNLSLLLQMLAQEAEGLSGGRHVVVLENHGPAWLRGNRDELHSALGNLVSNAVRYTPEGGCITLRWQKQGDGVCFSVCDTGIGIAPEHLDRLTERFYRVDRSRSRDTGGTGLGLAIVKHALLRHQAQLDIRSISGEGSTFSATFPPERIVNR from the coding sequence ATGAGTGACCTCCCCTTTTTCTCAGCCAAGGCGCAACCTCGCGTCAAGCGCTACCCGCCCCTGATGAAGTTCACCAGTCGCCTGCTGGGTGCCCTGCTGCCAGCCGCAGCGCTGATCTGGCTGGTGGGTTTCTTCGGCAGCAGCCATAGCGCCTGGGTGCTGGCCGCCACCTTACTGGCCGTGGCGCTGGCGTACCAACTTTGGCAACTGTACCGGCTTAACGCCTGGCTGCTGGACCCCCACCCCGAATCGGTGCCGGACGGGGTGGGCAACTGGGGGGAAATCTTCAGCGCGCTGTACCGGCAGGAAAAGCGTCGCCGCAAGGACCAGCGCCGCCTGACCGCCACCCTGTCGCGCTTCACCCTGGCGGCAGAAGCCTTGCCGGATGGCGTGGTGGTGCTGAATGATAACGACCGCATCGAGTGGTGCAACCGGGTGGCCGAGCATCACCTTGGCCTCTCCCGCAAGCGCGATCTTGGCCTGACCATCAGCTACCTGATTCGTCAGCCCCACTTCGTTGAGTACGTCAACAACGAGCGTTATACCGAGTCGATCAGCCTGCACCCGGTGCACGCACCCGACACCCTGCTATCGATCCAGATTTTCCCGTTTGAGGCCACCCTCAAGCTGCTGGTCACCCGCGATGTCACCCAGCTGGAAAAAGTCAGCGTGGTACACCGGGACTTTGTCGCCAACGTCTCACACGAGCTGCGCACGCCGCTGACCGTGGTCGGTGGTTTTCTGGAGACGCTGCTGGATCTGGAACAGCCCAATCGCGACATCGAACACCGCTACATGCGGATGATGCAGGAGCAGACCCGCCGAATGCAGCGCCTGGTGGACGATTTGCTGACCTTGTCACGCCTGGAGAGTCACAGCGGCGAGCACCGCGAAGAGGATGTTAACCTGTCCCTGCTGCTGCAGATGCTGGCGCAGGAGGCCGAGGGCTTGTCCGGTGGTCGTCATGTGGTGGTGCTGGAAAATCATGGCCCAGCCTGGCTGCGTGGCAATCGGGATGAGCTGCACAGTGCGCTCGGCAACCTGGTCAGCAACGCCGTGCGCTATACCCCGGAAGGCGGGTGCATCACCTTGCGCTGGCAGAAGCAGGGAGACGGTGTTTGTTTCTCGGTCTGCGATACAGGTATCGGTATTGCCCCGGAACATCTGGACCGGCTGACCGAGCGCTTCTACCGCGTGGATCGCAGCCGCTCACGGGACACGGGCGGCACCGGTCTCGGCCTCGCCATTGTCAAACATGCCCTGCTGCGCCACCAGGCCCAGCTTGACATCCGGTCGATATCCGGCGAAGGCAGTACCTTCAGCGCCACGTTTCCGCCGGAGCGCATTGTCAACCGCTAA